The proteins below come from a single Mesobacillus jeotgali genomic window:
- a CDS encoding VOC family protein, producing MLVNAKQSCVLTIKVEDMEKALQFYTKVLDFEVSKHYGENIVSLVHNEIPIVLEKCDEATSAGGQKVLLGILSDNLDEDVNRLREKGAKILFDESMPCPPGRYNMIEDPFGNQLELVEFSNFQ from the coding sequence GTGTTGGTAAATGCTAAACAAAGTTGCGTATTAACGATAAAGGTTGAGGACATGGAAAAAGCCCTTCAATTCTACACTAAAGTCTTGGATTTTGAAGTATCAAAGCACTATGGGGAAAATATCGTTTCATTAGTACATAATGAGATCCCGATTGTACTGGAAAAGTGTGACGAAGCTACTTCAGCTGGAGGGCAAAAGGTACTGTTAGGCATACTCTCTGACAACCTTGATGAAGATGTGAATCGTCTGCGTGAAAAGGGGGCAAAGATTCTGTTTGATGAATCCATGCCGTGCCCGCCAGGAAGATACAACATGATTGAGGATCCATTCGGCAATCAGCTGGAGCTCGTTGAGTTTTCTAATTTTCAATAG
- a CDS encoding SRPBCC family protein, translated as MENILAEVKQEITVNVPVELIWHAWTISNRVALWFAQETNIEAKVGGAYELYFIPGNRTGMNTKGCKVLKLDPFQKLVFDWKGPDQFSSLMNEGETLTIVSVNFEKVEGNMTKVTVRHTGFKNGDAWTDAIKWHEMAWSGVLTSLKNALETGKGELCCQP; from the coding sequence ATGGAGAATATTTTGGCAGAAGTAAAACAAGAAATAACCGTCAATGTGCCTGTTGAATTAATTTGGCATGCCTGGACAATATCAAACCGGGTTGCCCTGTGGTTTGCGCAAGAAACGAATATTGAAGCTAAAGTTGGCGGGGCGTACGAGCTATATTTTATTCCAGGTAATAGAACGGGTATGAATACGAAAGGATGCAAGGTACTGAAGCTTGACCCTTTTCAAAAGCTGGTTTTTGACTGGAAGGGACCTGATCAGTTCAGTTCACTGATGAATGAGGGAGAAACATTGACAATCGTTTCAGTGAATTTTGAAAAAGTAGAGGGCAATATGACAAAGGTGACCGTACGTCACACAGGTTTCAAAAATGGGGATGCATGGACTGATGCAATTAAGTGGCATGAAATGGCCTGGTCGGGAGTTTTAACAAGCCTGAAAAATGCCTTGGAAACAGGCAAAGGCGAATTATGCTGCCAGCCGTAA
- a CDS encoding helix-turn-helix domain-containing protein encodes MEQATEHIRAVSKTIEYMKENINEELTSDKLAAIAGYSPYHFSRVFKEVTGVSPRHYLSALRIEAGKEMLMEPSSHSILKTLLDIGFHSLGTFSSKFKQFVGQSPKQFQKNAIKLHRLMNELDEREVTIPDGVKLPAVRCRIEAPEDFKGLIFVGLFPRPIPDQAPVAGTALRQKHREFTFFRVPTGTYYALAAAIPWSLDPRDYFLLSKSLRGKAEESFNISASSKIDVHIKLREPMPYDPPILINLPSLLFEKDSKLEEK; translated from the coding sequence ATGGAGCAAGCAACTGAACATATTAGAGCAGTTTCGAAAACAATAGAATATATGAAAGAAAACATCAATGAAGAACTTACGTCGGATAAACTGGCAGCGATTGCAGGCTACAGTCCTTATCATTTTTCACGGGTGTTCAAGGAAGTCACTGGCGTTTCTCCCAGGCATTATCTTTCAGCATTAAGAATTGAAGCAGGGAAGGAGATGCTGATGGAACCATCCTCGCATTCCATTCTAAAGACATTGCTTGATATTGGCTTTCATAGTCTGGGGACATTCAGTTCAAAATTCAAGCAATTTGTAGGTCAGTCACCAAAGCAATTTCAAAAAAATGCCATCAAGCTCCATCGGTTGATGAATGAGTTAGATGAAAGGGAGGTTACGATTCCTGATGGAGTAAAACTGCCTGCCGTCCGTTGCAGGATAGAAGCTCCTGAGGACTTTAAGGGACTTATTTTTGTAGGATTATTTCCCCGCCCAATTCCCGACCAGGCACCCGTTGCAGGTACAGCTTTAAGGCAAAAACATAGAGAGTTCACTTTTTTTAGAGTTCCAACCGGTACATATTACGCATTGGCTGCAGCGATTCCCTGGAGCCTGGACCCCCGGGACTACTTTCTGCTGTCCAAGAGTTTGCGAGGAAAGGCTGAAGAGTCTTTCAATATCTCAGCTAGCAGCAAGATAGATGTGCATATTAAACTTAGGGAGCCAATGCCTTATGACCCTCCGATATTAATCAATTTGCCAAGTCTCTTATTTGAAAAAGATAGCAAACTAGAAGAAAAATAA
- a CDS encoding DUF5662 family protein yields the protein MLKSYWKYLLYLLDHKMNVLVECWIEGLYIQGITHDLSKFSPKEFFPYARKFFSGRKLSEEDELRWRYAWLNHQHQNKHHWEYWVVDHNKKLALPMPRKYLLEMVCDWRSFSRKWGRKVKPGTLDLIDKAILHPDTKKELEVIMRHKRDST from the coding sequence ATGCTGAAATCCTACTGGAAGTATTTGCTTTACCTACTTGACCATAAAATGAATGTTCTTGTTGAATGTTGGATAGAGGGACTATACATACAGGGGATAACTCACGATCTATCAAAATTTTCTCCTAAAGAATTTTTTCCTTATGCGAGGAAGTTCTTTTCTGGAAGAAAACTAAGCGAGGAAGATGAATTAAGATGGCGTTATGCCTGGCTGAATCACCAACATCAGAACAAACATCACTGGGAATATTGGGTTGTAGACCACAATAAAAAACTGGCATTGCCAATGCCACGTAAATATTTACTGGAGATGGTCTGTGATTGGCGGTCGTTTTCAAGAAAGTGGGGAAGGAAGGTAAAGCCAGGTACTCTGGACCTTATCGATAAGGCCATCCTTCACCCCGACACAAAGAAAGAACTTGAAGTCATCATGCGTCATAAAAGAGATAGTACATAG
- a CDS encoding acyl-ACP desaturase, whose protein sequence is MLTNHLDFRLEPRIRELYEEHKMRAEKIDWGYHEFLPWDKAMDFKRVPWDESQVTLPPSVITAIETALLTEVNLPWFTSYLDQTFKGSLSVIKDFVHTWTAEEDQHSNLLETYLLITRNVEPMRLHQLHKMTLENGWDPDFHTPFETMVYTSMQELATMVFYNNVAKVAGAHDRELATLLRRLAKDETLHYAFYREVIKYHLELEPNYCYYLGNVIMNFQMPGAVMPDFDNRMSIIAKEANYGPLEYFDQVLDVIIDYWDIENLRPIAPEAEKARLDILNYHARLKRVRDRFYKNK, encoded by the coding sequence ATGTTAACAAATCATTTGGATTTTAGACTCGAACCAAGGATTAGGGAACTGTATGAAGAGCACAAAATGCGGGCGGAAAAAATAGATTGGGGGTATCATGAATTTTTACCATGGGACAAGGCTATGGACTTTAAAAGGGTTCCATGGGATGAAAGCCAGGTAACGCTGCCGCCATCGGTCATAACTGCGATTGAAACTGCGCTATTGACTGAAGTGAATTTACCGTGGTTTACGTCCTATCTGGATCAGACTTTCAAAGGATCATTGTCGGTCATCAAGGATTTTGTCCATACCTGGACTGCGGAAGAGGATCAGCATTCAAATTTGCTAGAAACTTATCTTTTGATTACCAGGAATGTTGAGCCTATGAGGCTGCATCAGTTACATAAAATGACGCTTGAGAATGGCTGGGATCCTGATTTTCATACTCCATTTGAAACGATGGTTTACACATCGATGCAAGAGCTCGCAACAATGGTGTTTTACAATAACGTAGCTAAAGTGGCAGGAGCACATGACAGGGAATTAGCCACATTGCTTCGCAGACTTGCTAAGGATGAAACCTTGCATTATGCGTTCTACCGCGAAGTTATTAAGTATCATCTGGAGCTTGAACCTAATTATTGCTACTACCTGGGGAATGTCATCATGAATTTCCAAATGCCGGGAGCTGTAATGCCTGATTTCGATAATCGAATGTCAATCATCGCGAAAGAGGCGAATTACGGACCGCTTGAATATTTCGATCAAGTCCTGGATGTGATCATTGATTACTGGGACATCGAAAATTTAAGGCCGATAGCGCCGGAGGCAGAAAAAGCAAGACTGGATATTTTGAATTATCATGCCCGTCTGAAACGAGTACGGGATCGGTTTTATAAGAATAAGTAA
- a CDS encoding acetamidase/formamidase family protein: MIHRIELKSQNLHGSFSNEYKPILTVQSGDSIRMQTPDIEWGYSASKGIEREFFQSAVNEETPLHPMVGPIEVKGAKPGMVLEVKLNDVVPGWYGTNWAGGKKTWQNDAVGLTGFERIRLDWELNRDTMTASVEVGSRPVNVALNPFIGLMGVAPAEHGVHHTSPPRYCGGNIDCKELKRGSTLYLPISVDGALFSIGDGHAAQGDGEVSGTAIECPMDLVDITLTLRDDMQLAIPRAKTPAGWITFGFNEDLNQAAAQALDEMVELISMLYKIEKSQALALASVTVDLRVTQVVNGVKGVHAVLPDGSIAL, translated from the coding sequence ATGATCCACAGAATCGAATTGAAGTCCCAAAACCTGCATGGTTCTTTCAGCAATGAATATAAACCAATCCTTACAGTCCAATCCGGAGATTCAATCCGCATGCAGACTCCCGATATTGAATGGGGATATTCAGCATCCAAAGGAATCGAGAGAGAGTTTTTCCAATCTGCTGTAAATGAAGAAACTCCCCTGCACCCGATGGTGGGTCCCATTGAAGTGAAAGGAGCAAAGCCAGGAATGGTGCTGGAAGTGAAGTTGAACGATGTTGTGCCAGGCTGGTATGGAACGAACTGGGCAGGTGGCAAAAAAACCTGGCAAAATGACGCAGTCGGTTTGACGGGATTTGAGAGAATTCGCCTTGACTGGGAATTAAACCGGGATACGATGACTGCGAGTGTTGAAGTTGGTTCCCGTCCTGTGAATGTCGCGCTTAATCCTTTCATAGGACTAATGGGAGTAGCACCAGCAGAACATGGCGTACACCACACCTCTCCTCCCCGCTATTGCGGCGGTAATATCGACTGCAAGGAGCTAAAAAGAGGCAGTACCTTGTACCTGCCGATTTCTGTTGACGGAGCTTTATTTTCAATCGGGGACGGCCATGCCGCACAGGGAGACGGAGAAGTTTCTGGCACAGCAATCGAGTGCCCGATGGATTTAGTCGATATTACGTTAACTTTAAGAGATGATATGCAGCTGGCTATTCCAAGGGCAAAGACACCTGCTGGATGGATAACATTTGGTTTTAATGAAGATTTAAATCAGGCAGCTGCTCAAGCACTGGACGAAATGGTTGAATTGATCAGCATGCTTTATAAAATAGAAAAATCACAAGCTCTGGCGCTGGCCAGTGTCACTGTCGATCTGCGAGTTACACAAGTAGTAAACGGTGTAAAAGGTGTACATGCCGTATTGCCGGATGGCAGCATTGCTTTATAA
- a CDS encoding GNAT family N-acetyltransferase, with protein MIREAEGTDQMQIYGLYKMLVPNSKKMRVLEDQIETMKRDPYNFLLVYEEEGEILGTLTLNICLQALHESRPYAIVENIVVHENCRSRKIGEKLLQYVEKYCRSIDCHRIMLLSNSKREKAHRFFEKMATAAQ; from the coding sequence ATGATTCGTGAAGCTGAAGGTACTGATCAAATGCAAATTTATGGGTTATATAAAATGTTGGTGCCAAACAGTAAGAAAATGCGTGTCCTTGAAGACCAGATAGAAACTATGAAGAGGGATCCATACAACTTTTTGTTAGTATACGAGGAAGAAGGAGAAATATTAGGAACACTAACATTGAATATTTGTCTACAGGCTTTGCACGAGTCAAGGCCTTACGCAATAGTAGAAAATATCGTGGTTCATGAGAACTGCAGGAGTAGGAAAATTGGCGAGAAACTTCTACAATATGTGGAGAAATATTGTAGATCAATCGATTGCCATCGGATTATGCTTCTAAGTAATTCTAAACGAGAAAAAGCCCATCGCTTCTTTGAAAAAATGGCTACAGCGGCTCAGTAA
- a CDS encoding J domain-containing protein → MLTIKEAAEQLTSYGLETTEQEIQTLIDTGFLSAESNKINPNNLAEFVIKKNTDLLEQSRRENDKLNEQLDFLNTRLHIEQSKVRTLKKMLNAHIEASGATTSELEQLLGLKQNSNAHSLRKEFKKILKALHPDRGGDERLFKVFKEHYEKL, encoded by the coding sequence ATGCTGACAATCAAAGAAGCTGCAGAACAATTAACTTCATATGGGCTGGAAACGACTGAACAGGAAATCCAAACCTTGATCGATACAGGATTTTTATCCGCTGAATCTAATAAAATAAATCCCAATAATCTCGCAGAATTTGTTATCAAGAAAAATACGGACCTATTGGAACAGTCTCGTCGTGAAAATGACAAACTGAACGAACAGCTGGATTTTTTAAATACAAGATTACATATCGAACAATCAAAGGTTCGCACATTGAAAAAAATGCTCAATGCCCATATAGAGGCATCGGGTGCGACCACCTCTGAACTTGAGCAATTGCTTGGGTTGAAACAGAATAGCAATGCTCATTCACTCAGAAAAGAATTCAAAAAGATACTCAAAGCCCTTCATCCCGACCGTGGCGGCGATGAAAGACTCTTTAAGGTGTTCAAAGAACATTATGAGAAATTGTGA
- a CDS encoding DinB family protein has product MSFTLSEVIEVLERTPKVLEQYLVGLSSDWLKSNEGEGTWNPSEVVGHLIDGEKYNWIHRLELMLSDTSDKTFPVFDRFSHLQQYNEWSIEEKIREFSSLRAESIAKLKELIKDESQLEREGIHPEYGEVKVRELVSTWAVHDLTHISQITRVLAKRYDEEVGPWKSYLGILK; this is encoded by the coding sequence ATGTCATTTACCTTATCGGAAGTAATTGAAGTATTAGAACGGACACCAAAAGTATTGGAGCAATATTTAGTTGGTTTATCAAGCGACTGGCTAAAATCCAATGAAGGGGAAGGGACCTGGAATCCCTCGGAGGTCGTTGGCCATCTGATTGATGGTGAGAAATATAACTGGATTCATAGACTGGAGTTAATGTTAAGCGATACAAGTGATAAAACATTCCCCGTATTTGACCGGTTTTCTCATTTACAGCAGTACAATGAATGGTCAATCGAAGAAAAGATTCGTGAATTCAGTTCTTTAAGGGCGGAAAGTATTGCAAAACTTAAAGAGTTAATCAAAGATGAGAGCCAGCTTGAAAGAGAGGGAATTCATCCTGAGTATGGAGAAGTGAAAGTGCGCGAATTGGTATCTACCTGGGCCGTTCATGACTTAACTCATATTTCGCAGATTACCAGAGTGTTGGCAAAGAGGTATGATGAGGAAGTAGGTCCATGGAAGAGTTATTTAGGTATCTTGAAATAG
- a CDS encoding DMT family transporter — translation MNKKLWLTYGMLTFATSTWGSAFIAGKYAVQSFEPATVAFFRFFGAAILLFPLMFVMEKNRQKPNWKDISLFAVLGLTGIALYNIFFFLASKHAPVIKSSLFIASNPVLIVLLSALFLKETITRNNVIGLAIALSGAFFIITEGHLMNLIKLGFEPIDFVLMGAVVSWALYSVVGKIVLKKFSSVESTTYAVAFGTLFLLPFALTETSWQDVQQASSTTWVAIIHMSVLVTVVSFVMYYNGIKEVGAAKASIFINVMPVSAVIMATLFLGENFTAAHAIGAALVLSGVYIGTNSKLFKRKPKAEIVKNEIA, via the coding sequence ATGAACAAAAAATTATGGCTTACATATGGGATGTTGACATTTGCCACGTCAACATGGGGCAGTGCATTCATTGCCGGAAAATACGCGGTCCAAAGCTTCGAACCGGCCACAGTCGCTTTTTTCCGTTTTTTTGGGGCTGCCATCCTCTTATTTCCTCTTATGTTCGTGATGGAGAAAAACCGTCAAAAACCGAACTGGAAAGATATCAGCTTATTTGCCGTTCTAGGCCTTACAGGGATCGCATTGTATAATATCTTCTTTTTCCTGGCCAGCAAACATGCACCAGTTATCAAAAGCTCTCTGTTCATTGCTTCCAACCCGGTGCTGATCGTGCTTTTGTCAGCTTTATTTTTAAAAGAAACCATCACCCGCAACAACGTGATTGGTTTGGCAATAGCCCTTTCAGGTGCCTTTTTCATCATCACCGAAGGACATCTGATGAATTTAATTAAACTTGGATTCGAGCCCATTGATTTTGTTTTGATGGGTGCGGTTGTAAGCTGGGCTCTTTACAGTGTAGTGGGTAAAATTGTACTAAAGAAGTTCAGTTCGGTGGAGTCGACTACCTATGCAGTAGCATTCGGTACTCTCTTTTTACTGCCTTTCGCCCTGACAGAAACATCGTGGCAGGATGTTCAGCAGGCATCAAGTACAACCTGGGTTGCGATTATCCATATGAGCGTTTTGGTTACGGTCGTGTCATTCGTCATGTATTACAACGGAATCAAAGAAGTTGGCGCCGCGAAGGCATCCATTTTCATCAATGTAATGCCGGTATCTGCGGTCATAATGGCTACCTTGTTTTTAGGTGAAAATTTCACTGCCGCTCATGCAATCGGAGCAGCTCTCGTATTATCAGGAGTTTATATTGGAACGAACTCAAAGCTTTTTAAAAGAAAGCCCAAAGCTGAGATAGTAAAAAATGAGATCGCATAA